GCAGAACAATCAGCATAACCACTAGTGGCGTACTTAATCCCAAGGCGCTAGCTGCTTCGGCTTGCCCACGCGGTACGGCTTGCAAACCGCCGCGCACATTCTCCGCCAGGTAGGCGGCACTAAATAAGACAAGTCCGGCGATCGCTCGCAGCACTCGGTCTAAATCGCGGAACCAAGGCGGTAGGAACAGCGGCAGCATCACCTGGGCTAAAAACAGAATGCCAATTAATGGCAGTCCTCGGATCACTTCAATGTAGAGGATTGACAAGGCGCGCACGACTGGCAGTTTGCTCTGGCGTCCGAGAGCAAGCATGACTCCAAGCGGAAACGAAAGCACAATACTGATTGTTGCCATCAGCACAGTCAGCAGCAGACCCGTCCAAACATTGGTTATTGTTGGCTCTAAGCCCAAGCCTCCTTTGATCAACCACAAAATCACTACAAACGCCAGTCCCCAAGTTCCTGGCAGCCAAGAACTGATGGTTGGAGGTAATTGCCGCCCCACTGCATAGCCAACTGCGGCACCCAGCGTAATGGCTAGAAGCCAGCGTGACGGTAATCCCAGCGGGAGGACTACAGCGGCAATGGCAACACCAAGAACAATCAAGATCGAACGGCTCAAACGGCGGGCGTTTCTGCGAGCAAAGCCCCAGGAGATGCCTGTTAAGCCTGCGAGAATCCCCAGAGAAGTCCAAAGCCGCCAATATAAGTCCCGTGGAAACCGACCGACAAAGAACAGCCGCAAGTTCTCTGCGATCGCAGCCCATTCTGCTGCACCGATAACCCAGCTAATGAAACTGATGAGTGCTGGAACGATCGCAACCAGGCAAACAATCGTTAGGATGCCGTTGTACCAGGTACTAAATAAATTTTCCCGCACCCATTCCAAAGGTGACGGCGCTCGACTGGTTGGGGGAGTAGTGGGAGAGAGGTAGTCTGTCTGCGCCATAATCTACCTCTCCTTCAGTTGCACAGTTTGGTTGTATAGATTCATCAGTAGGGAGATTGTCAGACTAATGGTGAGATAGGTAATCATGATCAGCAGCATCACCTCCACAGCACGACCTGTCTGGTTAAAGGTCGTGGAAGCAACGAAATAAACATCAGGGAAGCCGATGGCGATCGCTAGACTAGAATTTTTCGCCAGGTTGAGGTATTGACTGGTTAGCGGTGGAATAATCACCCGCAGCGCTTGCGGCAAGATCACCATCTGCATGATCCGACCCGGTTTGAGTCCCAAAGCGCGTGCCGCCTCCCACTGACCTCTAGGCACCGCCTGAATTCCAGCTCGAACAATTTCGGCAATGAAACTGCCGGTATAGACAACCAGCCCGATCACTAAGGTGCTGAACTCCGGTGACAGCCGTAACCCACCCTGGAGTTGTGTACCTCCAACCAGTTGAGGTAAGTTCCAGCTGAACGGTATTGTCCGAGTCAGTATTAAAGCAAGCAGACCAGAAGCAACAAGTGGTCCGAGAGACCACAATATTGGGTTTCCAGGACGACCTTGCTCTAGTATGAGGCGCACGCGCCAACGCCAAAGTGCGATCGCACCTCCAATTCCCAGCGCCAGCAACACCAGCCATAATCCTGTCCCAGCAGTCGGGTTGAACCAGGGCAGAAATACCCCACGACTGGTCAGGTAGGTTGGTCCAGGCAGAGTAATGCTGTTCTCAACACCCGGTAGTTTCAGGAAAACGGCAAAGTACCAGAAGAAAAGTTGCAGGAGTAACGGTGTATTGCGAAATATCTCGACATACACCAAAGCGAGCTGCCGCAGTAACCAGTTACTAGACAGACGGGCAATTCCCGCCAGCAAGCCAAGCATCGTGGCAAAGATTAGACCCAGCACTGTTACTCGTAAGGAGTTAACTAACCCCACTAAGATTGCCCGAGTGTAGCTATCAGCCGGGCTGTAAGGTATGAGGGTTTCGCCAATATCAAACGAAGCCTGTGTCCTGAGAAAGTCAAATCCCAACTGGATGCCTAATTGCCGCAGGTTGTAGATGACATTGTCTACAATCAGAATCACCAGCAGGACAACCAGCAGAACAGCGATCGCCTGTGCAGCAAACCGCCAAAACCGGGCATCCCGCAATAGGGTTGGTAGATCCTTAAAGTTGGGCAAACGCGAGTTACCACGTTGACGACTGGTGCTCATCGGTTGACCCTACCGGAATGGGGGAGCGTAGAGCAAGCCACCCTTGGTCCAGATCTCATTCTGACCGCGCGGCAAATTGAATGGCGTACCAGGACCGAGGTTGCGGTTATAAATCTCGCCGTAGTTGCCTACCTTCCTCACAGCGCGCGCGACGAAGTCGTTGGGCAAACCTAGACCTTGACCCAAATTGCCTTCTGTCCCAAGCAGGCGCTTAACTACTGAGTTATCCGTATTTGTAAAAGAGTCGATGTTCTGGGAGTTAATTCCTAGCTCTTCGGCCTCAATCAGACCAAAGATCACCCACTTCACCGTGTCAAACCATCGCGCATCACCATTGATCACTGCTGGCGCTAGGGGTTCTTTGGACAACAACTCTTCAAGTAGTATGTGTTCGTCTGGGTTCTTCAGCACGCTGCGGCGAGCGACAAGCGCCGAGCGATCGGCAGTCATGCCATCACAACGCCCTTCCTCATAAGTTGCGAAGGCAGCATTGACATCTTCAAAGACGATAGGCGTATACTTTACGCCGAGTTTACGCATCTGGTCTGCCAAATTCTGCTCGGTCGTTGTCCCTGTTTGAACGCAAACGGAACTGCCTTCTAAATCTTTCAAGTTTTTAATCCCACTGGCTTTTTTCACCATCATGCCTTGACCGTCGTAGAACACAGTTGGTGCAAACTCCAGCCCTACAGAAGTATCGCGGCTGATCGTCCAAGTGGTGTTGCGGCTAAGGATATCTACTTCCCCAGCTTGTACCGCCGTAAATCGTTCTTTGGCGTTGAGATTGCGGTAATCTACAGCATCTGGGTCATCAAACAAGGCGGCAGCGATCGCCCGGCACACATCCACGTCAAGCCCAGAGTATTCGCCCTGTTGGTTGACGTAGCTAAACCCTGGTAACTCACCACTAACGCCACAGACCAGCTTGCCACGGTTTTTCACCCTATCTAACAGACTCGACGCTGACGCTGCGGAACCCTGGGCATAGAATCGGCTACAGCCGACTAGGGGAACTGCTAGCAGCATAAGCGTTAGCAGCAGAGAACTCCATTTACGCATAGCTTTCTTCCTACTCTTGTCTATATATACAAGGTGGAATTAGCTGTCATACAAGCTAGTGCTTCTCATGTTTTTAAGATTTTAACTTTGTTTTAATCATAGTAAGGAGAATCATCGAGTAAATGCAGCCACTGATACACTTTGTTGAGTTTTGTTTACAAAACTAGCATTGAAGTTAACATAGAACAGCGCATTAGCCTACTGCTATAACTCAAGTTCGCAGTATAACTTTTTGAATTGAGTGCCCCGAATTTGAGAACCACCAATCAGCCGGAATCCTCGCTTTTCGTAAAGAATTTGTGCAATTGCTTGGTTAGAATGATTGGATGTGTATAGCCGTAAAAACTGCTTGCCTGCTGTTCGTGCTTTGGCGATGCAAAAATCAACTAATTTCCCGCCAATTCCTTGACCGCGAGCCTCAGGAGCCACACACGTCCAACCAAGCCAATAGGCTTCATCTCGATCTTTCTTATAGCAATATAATCCGGTAGTTCCTATTACTTTTCTAGAATCTTCATCAATAGCAACCCAATAGCGAGCTTCGGTAATTCCGATTACAGAAAAAGCTAGTTGGGAGATTATACTATTTTGAAGGCTAAATCGAAATGTTAAACTTGCTTTTTCAAATAGGTTCTGGTGGGGAAAAATCTCGTTTACTAAATCAATTGCTGCCTCAAGCGTTTTATAAGAGAGCGGTTCAATATGCATGTTTGTCAGCCCCAAGATGCTACCAGTCGCACTTATCTATACTCCTGATTTTGCCGTCCACGACCCAGGTCAAATCAGCGTCGAAGGCAATAACCTATATCACCTTGTAGGCGGACAACAGTTACTTGACCCGGTTTACACCCTAGACGCAATTCAGTTTCCCTATCAAGTCGTTAGCCCTGTGCCACACCCGGAGGCAAGTAGCCGCTTGACAGCAGCATTGGCAGCGCTCACAGACTATGGATTGACTCAGTACCTGACTATTCTTGAGCCAGAACCGGCAACGGCAGCCGAATTACAGACGGTACACACCCCTGAATACATTGCTAAAGTTCAGGCGGTTAGTGCGACGGGTGGATTTCTAGCCGAGTCTACCTATCTTAGCCCTGGCTCTTACGAAACAGCCTTGCTCGCGGCTGGTGCCGGAATCAACGCTGCCAAGGGGATATTGTCCGGGCGTTTCACTAGTGCTTTGAGCCTAAATCGTCCACCGGGACACCATGCTGGAGCTGAATACGCTGGAGGCTTCTGCCTGTTTAACAACGCTGTGATCGCTGCCAAGTATTGCTTGGAACAGGGTGGAATGAAGCGCGTTTTGCTGCTAGATTGGGACTTACATCACGGCAACGGTACCCACGAGATTGTACAGCACGACCCGCGGATTATTTTTTGTTCACTCCATCAGTTCGGACCAGAGCTTTACCCCCAAACAGGCAATATTGACGAGATTGGATTCAATGGTAACGTTATCAACCTACCACTACCGGCAAAGCTAGGGGATGAGGAGTACTGGGCAATTTTCCAGGCTACTGCGCCCGCTTTGATTGAGCAGGCTAGACCCGACATCGTGATTATCTCGGCAGGCTTTGACGGGCACTTTAATGATATTAATCACCTCTACCTGTACGACCCGGGCGCTGGCTTCTGCCTAAGCGCACAACTTTACCACAAGCTAACTAGTCTGGTAGCAGAGGCAACTGCTGCTATTGGGGGGAATTACTTGCTATTGCTGGAAGGTGGTTACAATGCACTTAACCTTGGCAATTGCCTAGCTAACACGTCTGCTGCTATGTTGGGTCTGCCGCCTGTAATCGAAGAGACGCTGCCACCAAGCAAGGAAGTGTTGAATAACTTTGACTTAGAAGCATATGTCGCCACACTCAATGCTGTACACCAAGGTAATTGGCAGTTTTCTCTGTAGTGATTTCAACAAGCCTATGCTACCAATTTTAGATTTTAGATTTTGGATTCTGGATTGAGGAACCCTTGCTGTCAGCCACTTTCGGTGTAGCGATTTGTAGCCAAGCTAAAGCAAAACGGTAGCGATCGCTTAGTTCTAATCATCTTGCTGCTGATTGGCATTCTGTAATGCAGTCAGAATCGTAACCGGATTGAGGGGAGCGAAGCGAGTTAGTTGCCCCACTGGTACTGAGCGGGATAGCTGCACTTGCAATAGCTGATAATTCCAGTTGCTGCATGCTTTAAGCCAACCCAGAGCAGTGTTGAGATGTTCTAGGGTAGCTAGAGCCATGACCAAAACTCCTCCCGCAGCTAAGCTAGAACAGGCATCCAGAATTTGACTTAAGTTGCCACCGCTGCCGCCAATAAAGATGCGCCCAGGGGCTGGAAGTTGATGCAAAACGTCGGGTGCACTGCCATGGATGGAGATGACGTTTTCCACCTGGAACCGGCGGCAGTTCTGCGAAATCAGGGCAGTACCAGCAGCAGTTTTCTCGATCGCATACACCTTAGAAGTCGGGAATAAGCGGGCAATTTCAATCGAAACTGAACCAGTTCCTGCTCCTATATCCCAGATAGTTTGTCCTGGTTGGAGAGCGAGTTCTCCCAGAACTAAAATCCTGACCTCGCGCTTAGTCATTAGTCCAGGGCGATCGCTAAAACTGAGAAACAGATGATCTGGTAAACCCAGCTGAGGTAAAGCTGCCAAATTCAGTTGCTGCAGCGCTGAACTAGACTGGCGGAGTAAGATGACCACATTCAGTGGTGCGAAAGTCTGCTCTAGGATTTCCGCAATCGACCAAGACTGAACTCGTTCTGCCTCGCCACCCAGGTTCTCGCAAACCCAGAACTGGTAATGACTGGGCAAATCCAAAGCTAGCACCAGGCGAGCGATCGCACCAGGCGTATTAGTCCTATCAGTTAGCACGGCAATTTTGTCTGCTCCCTGCTGTAGTGCCTGCATCAACTCATCAATAGAGCGTCCATGAGCGCTAATAAATCGCGCATCCTGCCAGGGAACCTTAATTCGATTGAAAGCCAGCTGAACCGCGCTGAGATGAGGGTGAAAGGTCAAATACTCTAGAGGAAGTTCTGTTAGCAGCAACCGTCCTAAGCCAAAAAATAGTGGATCGCCTGAAACTAAAACCACAATGCAACTAGAACCAGCTGCCAATGCTGTGCGAATTTTATCAATTGCCTGAGTAAAGTCTCCCAGTACTAAACGCTCAGCTGGGTGGTTAGGGAAGTAACTCAAGTGGCGATCGCTCCCAATTAGCAGCGTCGCCCTCAAAACCATCTCTCGCACCGACTCAACCAGCCCAACTGCCCCGTCTAAACCAATCCCAACCACATGTACTGGAGTCATTTTTCCAAAGCATTAAGAATACAGGAGGATGAAGGATAAACATATATTTAATCTTCCCCTGCCTCCCCTGCTCCTCCTGCTCCCCCTGCTCTAGAACGCTCCCAAGCCAACACGATTAAAGCATTGAGAATAGCAGCTGCAACTGGTGAACCTCCCTTGCGACCCTCAACGCGAATCTGATTAACTGGGGCTTGGGCTAATGCTGCCTTTGAATCCAGAACAGAGATGAAACCAACTGGCGCACCAATTACTAAGGATGGTGAAACCGGGGCAGCTGGTAATGCATTACAAAGAGCCAGTAGCGCCGTGGGTGCATTGCCAATCACAAAAATCGCTTCTGGAAATTCCTCAGCGCACAGAAGTAAGCCAGTTTCCGTGCGTGTTTTACCTGGAAGCGGCACAGATGCCCGTTCAACCGCACTGATCAACGGGTTGCCAAAGGTTTTTGCTACCAATCCAGCCACACCGTGTTTGACCATGCCCACATCAGTAACAATGGGTATGCGGCGGCGTAAGGCGGCAATTCCTGTCTCTATCGCTGCTGAACTAAAGCGAATTAGCTGCTGGAATTCAAAGTCAGCGGTGCTGTGAATCACCCGTCGGATAATGGCGTATTCAGCTGGACTAAAGTTGTGTGCGCCGATTTCACGATCAATCACAGCAAAACTCTGCTGCATAATGGGATGAATGGGTAATTCCATTTTGCTTTGTGAGTATAAAAAATTCTGAGATAGCGAGTTCGGGTGATGGAGCGAGCTCAAAAATCTAAAATCGGCCAGTCTGGCTGGCGGTAGTAGCGTGTCATGTCGTCAAACTTCCGCAGTTCAGCGCGATGGAGCGAGAATTCTAAGGAATTTTCTAACCATTGCTGATTTAACTCAGAAAAACTGGTGCTGAGACGATCACGGTCTAGATGAGGCGACAAGTCACCAAAATAGCCCAGGGTAATGTGTGCTGTAAAGTGGTAGTGTTGTTCAAGCCCCAGTCTAGTCAAATCAGAGTTTTGGTAGATCGTCCGCCGAAATTGCAAAATCTGCTCATAGGAGTCTTCATCCTTAGGCACTAAACAAACGCCTACAGCTCTGGGCATCACGATTAATCCCAACGTTTGCCATCGAATCGGCGTTGTCTGAGCTCGCGATTGGCGGTATTTTTGAAAGATTGCAGCGATCGCGTAGCGCAACTGCACCTCAAATTCAGAATTCTCATTAGCGTAGCGGTAAGCACTATCCCAAATTAAATCTGCCAATGTGAGATGAAAGCTAGCCGGAGGCACAGGAACAATCAACTCAGATGGGGACAGTTGCAAAAGTTGCTGTTGGTAAACATGCAAATTCTTATAGAAATCAAAGTTCTGCGAATCTTCCTCCGCTGGCGGAGTAAGGACAGAATAGCCAGGAAAGTATACAGCCTGTCTACCACCCTCTGGACGGAGCTCAAACTTGGGAGATGGTTGGATATGCTGTACTTGGGAAACATAACTTTCTGGCAAGGTCATCCGTGCCACTCGATTTAAATAAGTCTGATAGTTGTCGTCCAACCTTGATAGCCTCGCACTCTAACTTGATAAATTTTAGGTAACTAGTACCTGTTTAGCTGATTAAGAAGTGTTTTACCTTTATTGTTGCTTGATTGTGGTAACAAAAGTGGATCGGACTTTTCTGTAGGGTTTCATATGCCAATTTACCTCTACTGGGGAGAAAATGAATTTACGCTGCAAAAAGCAGTTGCCAGCTTAGGCGATCGCGTCCTCGATCCACAATGGGTCA
This window of the Chroococcidiopsis sp. CCMEE 29 genome carries:
- a CDS encoding amino acid ABC transporter permease gives rise to the protein MAQTDYLSPTTPPTSRAPSPLEWVRENLFSTWYNGILTIVCLVAIVPALISFISWVIGAAEWAAIAENLRLFFVGRFPRDLYWRLWTSLGILAGLTGISWGFARRNARRLSRSILIVLGVAIAAVVLPLGLPSRWLLAITLGAAVGYAVGRQLPPTISSWLPGTWGLAFVVILWLIKGGLGLEPTITNVWTGLLLTVLMATISIVLSFPLGVMLALGRQSKLPVVRALSILYIEVIRGLPLIGILFLAQVMLPLFLPPWFRDLDRVLRAIAGLVLFSAAYLAENVRGGLQAVPRGQAEAASALGLSTPLVVMLIVLPQALRAVIPAIVGQFIGLFKDTSLLSLFGLLELTGIARSVLAQPQFLGRYAEVYLFIGLIYWVFCYGMSLASRRLEQKLNVDQR
- a CDS encoding ABC transporter permease subunit (The N-terminal region of this protein, as described by TIGR01726, is a three transmembrane segment that identifies a subfamily of ABC transporter permease subunits, which specificities that include histidine, arginine, glutamine, glutamate, L-cystine (sic), the opines (in Agrobacterium) octopine and nopaline, etc.) codes for the protein MSTSRQRGNSRLPNFKDLPTLLRDARFWRFAAQAIAVLLVVLLVILIVDNVIYNLRQLGIQLGFDFLRTQASFDIGETLIPYSPADSYTRAILVGLVNSLRVTVLGLIFATMLGLLAGIARLSSNWLLRQLALVYVEIFRNTPLLLQLFFWYFAVFLKLPGVENSITLPGPTYLTSRGVFLPWFNPTAGTGLWLVLLALGIGGAIALWRWRVRLILEQGRPGNPILWSLGPLVASGLLALILTRTIPFSWNLPQLVGGTQLQGGLRLSPEFSTLVIGLVVYTGSFIAEIVRAGIQAVPRGQWEAARALGLKPGRIMQMVILPQALRVIIPPLTSQYLNLAKNSSLAIAIGFPDVYFVASTTFNQTGRAVEVMLLIMITYLTISLTISLLMNLYNQTVQLKER
- a CDS encoding amino acid ABC transporter substrate-binding protein, which codes for MRKWSSLLLTLMLLAVPLVGCSRFYAQGSAASASSLLDRVKNRGKLVCGVSGELPGFSYVNQQGEYSGLDVDVCRAIAAALFDDPDAVDYRNLNAKERFTAVQAGEVDILSRNTTWTISRDTSVGLEFAPTVFYDGQGMMVKKASGIKNLKDLEGSSVCVQTGTTTEQNLADQMRKLGVKYTPIVFEDVNAAFATYEEGRCDGMTADRSALVARRSVLKNPDEHILLEELLSKEPLAPAVINGDARWFDTVKWVIFGLIEAEELGINSQNIDSFTNTDNSVVKRLLGTEGNLGQGLGLPNDFVARAVRKVGNYGEIYNRNLGPGTPFNLPRGQNEIWTKGGLLYAPPFR
- a CDS encoding GNAT family N-acetyltransferase is translated as MHIEPLSYKTLEAAIDLVNEIFPHQNLFEKASLTFRFSLQNSIISQLAFSVIGITEARYWVAIDEDSRKVIGTTGLYCYKKDRDEAYWLGWTCVAPEARGQGIGGKLVDFCIAKARTAGKQFLRLYTSNHSNQAIAQILYEKRGFRLIGGSQIRGTQFKKLYCELEL
- a CDS encoding histone deacetylase, which produces MFVSPKMLPVALIYTPDFAVHDPGQISVEGNNLYHLVGGQQLLDPVYTLDAIQFPYQVVSPVPHPEASSRLTAALAALTDYGLTQYLTILEPEPATAAELQTVHTPEYIAKVQAVSATGGFLAESTYLSPGSYETALLAAGAGINAAKGILSGRFTSALSLNRPPGHHAGAEYAGGFCLFNNAVIAAKYCLEQGGMKRVLLLDWDLHHGNGTHEIVQHDPRIIFCSLHQFGPELYPQTGNIDEIGFNGNVINLPLPAKLGDEEYWAIFQATAPALIEQARPDIVIISAGFDGHFNDINHLYLYDPGAGFCLSAQLYHKLTSLVAEATAAIGGNYLLLLEGGYNALNLGNCLANTSAAMLGLPPVIEETLPPSKEVLNNFDLEAYVATLNAVHQGNWQFSL
- the cbiE gene encoding precorrin-6y C5,15-methyltransferase (decarboxylating) subunit CbiE, encoding MTPVHVVGIGLDGAVGLVESVREMVLRATLLIGSDRHLSYFPNHPAERLVLGDFTQAIDKIRTALAAGSSCIVVLVSGDPLFFGLGRLLLTELPLEYLTFHPHLSAVQLAFNRIKVPWQDARFISAHGRSIDELMQALQQGADKIAVLTDRTNTPGAIARLVLALDLPSHYQFWVCENLGGEAERVQSWSIAEILEQTFAPLNVVILLRQSSSALQQLNLAALPQLGLPDHLFLSFSDRPGLMTKREVRILVLGELALQPGQTIWDIGAGTGSVSIEIARLFPTSKVYAIEKTAAGTALISQNCRRFQVENVISIHGSAPDVLHQLPAPGRIFIGGSGGNLSQILDACSSLAAGGVLVMALATLEHLNTALGWLKACSNWNYQLLQVQLSRSVPVGQLTRFAPLNPVTILTALQNANQQQDD
- a CDS encoding cobalt-precorrin-8X methylmutase, which encodes MELPIHPIMQQSFAVIDREIGAHNFSPAEYAIIRRVIHSTADFEFQQLIRFSSAAIETGIAALRRRIPIVTDVGMVKHGVAGLVAKTFGNPLISAVERASVPLPGKTRTETGLLLCAEEFPEAIFVIGNAPTALLALCNALPAAPVSPSLVIGAPVGFISVLDSKAALAQAPVNQIRVEGRKGGSPVAAAILNALIVLAWERSRAGGAGGAGEAGED